Within the Montipora foliosa isolate CH-2021 chromosome 11, ASM3666993v2, whole genome shotgun sequence genome, the region TCAGCAGTCTGTTCCCACTCGCTTCTGTCCCGCAAAACAATTTTCTCGGCTTTTCAATGACGTATTACAAAATTTCCCCTCGATTTTAGCCAAATACTTTAGTCGGGATCGTCATATGCATACGTTTGCTTGGTATGGTGACATTTAATGTAACATGTAACATGTAAATGGGTCAACTTCATTTCGGAAGAAACTGCAAACGTCATGACTGTGtctcaagctttcagtcttgtCAATAGTGTTCAGTTAAGTCAACTAGATGCGAACATACAAATTCATCATTACCTGTGCACGGAAGAGAATGTTAATTTGACTTGGCTGCAAGGGAAATCCATCGATTTGGTCACGAAAAAGCGAGCGAAGACGCCAGAGCTGAAGTGTTAAAAATTGCAAGGAATTACGCGATATGcttaatgataatttattatgtaaacgcagaaacccataagggttgaaacgtgtaaaggccccttgtgtgctgggaaacaagcttctgaatattcgatttgcttagtaccatatttggaacaacaagagagaaatattcaaccaatcagttggcaagaacaccgtgacgcaataccaccaatgttctcgcgcgaacttagctggagcgaggggtttccaaatgtggtacttagcactgacgAGAGACTATCAGGTGAGAGAACACACCCCTGTGCCCTATGATAatcttttttaatcttttttaagCTTCGAGCCAcgctgtgaaagttatttttagtttcgtCCTCATGGCCGCGCGGTCCATGGTCAGAGGATCAGATGTCATTGTGAAGAAACTAATAATCCAATGAAATcctaaatcaaaatttgaagatttttcgAAGCTCAAAATTTCAACATCTTCCTCAAAAGAGCTCGCATCTCTCCTTTCTGCTGATCACCTTCATCGGATTCAGCTATCTACAGCATGGACCAGTTTTCTCTACGTGGACGGGAACTTTTACCATTCTTTTCAAACTCAAAGTTTTCAGATTTATCGACAAACTTGATATCTACTACAGACGCCATGTACTCAAAGTAGAACAGCAAAGCGGTCATTACGTCATtagaattgaccaatcaggtgtctttcctaaaatagcctcGCAGCTTGACTACGAGCTAAAattagattgaaaaagattatcatgggAAGAGCCCCATGTATGGGGGATGTGTTTTCTTACTCTCATAGTCTCTTGGCACtaaatattcggaagctgtgaatgcGCGTTACACAtgtcaacccttatgggtttatGATAAAcgccaatgaaataccaaatcatttcacaaaaggcatcgaaaggcgcgattttcatatgtaatcatagcaacagtgatctttttaTCTTCGCGTGTAaaaatatcatgttttcgcgcgaaagctcacctggtatttcattggtgtttaaataataataaaaaatactttgagagtttgatttaaatgtaaaaatgacttaattttgaattttttacaatTCCCGTCAAATTCAGTTATCACGTGTTGTCAAAATATGACTTTCCCCAAGTAATTTTCAACATGGGTTTGTGGCTGTCATGGTTAATGGCGCTTACCATGGCAAAGGTAAGTGAGCTGAACCAAATAtggttgtttttgttgtccTGCCAGGCAACATATCTCCACACAAAAAAATGAAGGTGGAGTTTAAGATTTCCATTTCTAACTTTGCTTGATTTTCTCCGAGACCTGCTCTTAAGGTCTTTCTTGGGTCTAGTTATGGTTAATAAACCAAACCATTGCAGTTTCAAATTATTTTGAGGAATGTGATCCATGAAGACTCTAACTACAACAAATTCAACACCGACATCGTAACATCGCTGTGTAAAATGACAACTGCTATGAGAGGCTGTAGGTTACGTGGCTTTTGGAGAACGCTTGCTTTTAGCTGCATTTTGCTTTCGACCCTCGTCATCATGACCGATATTTGCTTGTTAAACAGAGGAAAATGTTTTGAAGGTCTTGGAGTGTCAAACATGGTGTCAATGCTACAACGACTTTCATTCCCCGATTCCTCGAATACCTTCGACGACAAGGAGAACGTTCATTACTTACAAGGGCGATTGAACCAGCATGTTTGGGAAAGTCACTGTCTGAAGACACTTGAAAGTCTCTGTAGTTTTCCAATTTTTCCAAAAGGGCCAGATCGACGAAATCTAATCAACCGAACAGAAATAATAGAACTGAAAGATACCCCTACTGATGCTCATCGCCTGTTTGGCTTCATATTTCCAAGTCTAACTGGAGAATATCAATTTGCCGTGGCATCTAACGGTGATGCTGAAATTTGGCTGAGCAGGAGTAAGAACTGGAGATCAGCTGAACGGATCGCTTTTATAAAATCGTACCATGGAAATTTCATAGCCACTGGACTCCAAGTCGTTTATAATCTTTCTGAGACACAGATCTCATCGGGAATTCACTTACAAGCCAGAAACAGATACTATTTTGAGATATTATATTCCTTAGGCACTCGTAACATGGACGAATATTTTGTTCAAGTTGCTTGGAAACGACCCCAAGAACTCCATTTTAAAGTCATCGAAGGCGATTATTTGCTCCTTTTCAAAAATGAAAGTAGTGAAATGGGAACGTACGAGATTTTTGACGATAAATTACCAGATACGAAGGCGTGCAACAAAAACGCCGCGAGTCATCGATACGGAAACAAACATATGACGGCAGATCAAGAAATTATATCTTTCTTAGAACACACAGCTGTGAGCAAAGCGCTCCCCTTCTGCAAATATCAACCGAGTTATGTTCCAGATCTCGCAAATTTAAAAGGCTTTCGACGGTATGATGGGATATCACGTTACGTTCAGAAAACATATACCTTTCCAATTTCCATTGCCGAGGGTGTTGTACGAAACTGGCGCTTAACCAGTCACTTTGCTGAATTTCGATTGGAGGAGGAAGAGGTTTGGTCAATCGTTGAAGAATACATGAATTCACTAAAAGTGATTTATTCTGGGTAAGTTCATTATTCCAACACATAACTTTGTCTTCCATCAGAATCATGTCAATGTATGAGACAGCCTCGATCTCGGTGTTGCTATTTATTTTCGTGGTCAGTTAAAGTTCGGCcgaattaagttcgacgtttgactcaacaggcgaacttaactagtttgggtcgacctaaagtgtaattaggttcggctcatgtgaagtacggcgtttaacccgggccttAGACCTAAGACCGGTCTTAGTTTTCGTGATTACGAAAATTAAGACCCCGTAAATGTCTGATCTCTAATGTTAATTTCGCTTTAATTTCGCACTTTATAGGGGTTGTTTTGACTGCTTAACCTACACATTACCAGTTG harbors:
- the LOC137975922 gene encoding uncharacterized protein; amino-acid sequence: MTTAMRGCRLRGFWRTLAFSCILLSTLVIMTDICLLNRGKCFEGLGVSNMVSMLQRLSFPDSSNTFDDKENVHYLQGRLNQHVWESHCLKTLESLCSFPIFPKGPDRRNLINRTEIIELKDTPTDAHRLFGFIFPSLTGEYQFAVASNGDAEIWLSRSKNWRSAERIAFIKSYHGNFIATGLQVVYNLSETQISSGIHLQARNRYYFEILYSLGTRNMDEYFVQVAWKRPQELHFKVIEGDYLLLFKNESSEMGTYEIFDDKLPDTKACNKNAASHRYGNKHMTADQEIISFLEHTAVSKALPFCKYQPSYVPDLANLKGFRRYDGISRYVQKTYTFPISIAEGVVRNWRLTSHFAEFRLEEEEVWSIVEEYMNSLKVIYSGRYNLKSIRRVEKKEDSVKGVRYFIEAVITDLMTGKTYILSEYLFRPKSKNPPLCYPEGLQWNRTADVYLILTAKNHGRWIHHFIKNMEKIVQQTKDEHLHVVIYDFDSPGINLTEAFQRTTLENYHFIRKPGKYSRTISFIEAIDSIKDPNAIIVTIDLHLDIGSQFIDDIRKHCLKGKTVYAPAIVFLKCGGSSSKPKGFWYDHSYGTIAMYKEDWVNIGGFSDSFRRKTTWGGEDWDLIDSSVKGGLKIERKRSPWVYHYHHTKKGMWGN